Proteins from one Mycteria americana isolate JAX WOST 10 ecotype Jacksonville Zoo and Gardens chromosome 1, USCA_MyAme_1.0, whole genome shotgun sequence genomic window:
- the ATP1A1 gene encoding sodium/potassium-transporting ATPase subunit alpha-1: MGKGTGRDKYEPTATSEHGTKKKKGKKERDMDELKKEVSMDDHKLSLDELHRKYGTDLSRGLTSARAAEILARDGPNSLTPPPTTPEWVKFCRQLFGGFSLLLWIGAILCFLAYGIQSVMEEEPNNDNLYLGVVLAAVVIITGCFSYYQEAKSSKIMESFKNMVPQQALVVRNGEKISINAEGVVVGDLVEVKGGDRIPADLRIISAHGCKVDNSSLTGESEPQTRSPDFSNENPLETRNIAFFSTNCVEGTARGIVISTGDRTVMGRIASLASGLEGGKTPIAMEIEHFIHLITGVAVFLGVTFFILSLILEYTWLEAVIFLIGIIVANVPEGLLATVTVCLTLTAKRMARKNCLVKNLEAVETLGSTSTICSDKTGTLTQNRMTVAHMWFDNQIHEADTTENQSGASFDRSSATWSALSRVAGLCNRAVFQANQENVPILKRAVAGDASESALLKCIELCCGSVKEMRERYPKVVEIPFNSTNKYQLSIHKNANPSESRYLLVMKGAPERILDRCSTILIHGKEQPLDEEMKDAFQNAYLELGGLGERVLGFCHLALPDDQFPEGFQFDTDDVNFPVDKLCFVGLMSMIDPPRAAVPDAVGKCRSAGIKVIMVTGDHPITAKAIAKGVGIISEGNETVEDIAARLNIPVSQVNPRDAKACVVHGSDLKDMTSEQLDDILIHHTEIVFARTSPQQKLIIVEGCQRQGAIVAVTGDGVNDSPALKKADIGVAMGIAGSDVSKQAADMILLDDNFASIVTGVEEGRLIFDNLKKSIAYTLTSNIPEITPFLIFIIANIPLPLGTVTILCIDLGTDMVPAISLAYEQAESDIMKRQPRNPKTDKLVNERLISMAYGQIGMIQALGGFFTYFVIMAENGFWPSGLLGIRVQWDDRWVNDVEDSYGQQWTYEQRKIVEFTCHTAFFVSIVVVQWADLIICKTRRNSVFQQGMKNKILIFGLFEETALAAFLSYCPGMDVALRMYPLKPTWWFCAFPYSLLIFLYDEVRKLIIRRNPGGWVEKETYY; the protein is encoded by the exons actgGAAGAGACAAGTATGAACCTACTGCTACATCAGAGCAtggcacaaagaagaaaaaggggaagaaggagagggacaTGGATGAACTTAAAAAGGAAGTCTCAATG GATGACCACAAGCTGAGCCTTGATGAACTTCATCGTAAATATGGAACAGACTTGAGTCGG GGTTTGACTTCTGCACGTGCAGCTGAGATTTTGGCTCGTGATGGTCCAAATTCCCTCACACCCCCACCCACCACTCCTGAATGGGTCAAGTTCTGTCGACAGCTCTTTGGAGGATTCTCGCTCCTGCTGTGGATTGGTGCTATTCTATGTTTTCTGGCTTATGGCATACAAAGTGTGATGGAGGAGGAGCCCAACAATGATAAT CTGTACCTGGGTGTTGTGTTGGCAGCTGTCGTTATCATTACTGGCTGTTTCTCTTATTACCAAGAAGCAAAAAGTTCCAAGATCATGGAGTCCTTCAAGAACATGGTGCCTCAG cAAGCTCTTGTAGTCAGAAACGGTGAGAAGATCAGCATAAATGCTGAAGGTGTTGTAGTTGGAGATCTAGTGGAGGTGAAAGGAGGAGACAGAATTCCAGCCGACCTTCGGATCATATCTGCACATGGTTGCAAG GTGGATAACTCCTCACTTACTGGTGAATCAGAGCCTCAGACCAGGTCTCCAGACTTCTCCAATGAGAACCCGCTGGAGACCAGGaacattgctttcttttccaccaACTGCGTGGAAG GCACTGCCCGTGGCATTGTCATTAGCACTGGGGATCGCACTGTGATGGGCCGTATTGCCAGTCTGGCTTCTGGACTGGAAGGGGGGAAAACTCCAATTGCCATGGAGATTGAGCACTTTATCCACCTCATCACTGGAGTGGCTGTGTTCCTGGGTGTCACCTTCTTCATCCTTTCACTCATCCTTGAGTACACATGGCTGGAGGCTGTAATCTTCCTCATCGGGATCATTGTTGCCAATGTCCCTGAGGGGCTGCTTGCAACGGTCACG GTATGTCTGACATTAACAGCCAAGCGTATGGCTCGTAAGAACTGCTTGGTAAAGAACCTGGAAGCTGTGGAAACCCTGGGCTCCACATCCACTATCTGTTCTGACAAAACAGGCACTCTAACACAGAATCGCATGACGGTTGCGCACATGTGGTTTGACAATCAGATTCATGAGGCTGATACTACAGAGAACCAGAGTG gTGCTTCCTTTGACAGGAGCTCAGCTACTTGGAGTGCTTTGTCCAGAGTTGCAGGTCTCTGCAACCGTGCTGTGTTTCAGGCCAACCAAGAAAATGTACCAATTCTTAAG AGAGCAGTGGCAGGAGATGCCTCTGAGTCTGCACTTCTGAAATGCATTGAATTGTGCTGTGGTTCTGTCAAGGAGATGAGAGAAAGGTATCCCAAAGTGGTGGAAATACCATTTAACTCTACCAACAAGTATCAG CTGTCTATCCACAAAAATGCAAATCCATCAGAATCCCGTTACTTGCTGGTGATGAAGGGAGCTCCAGAGAGGATCTTGGATCGCTGCAGCACCATTCTTATTCACGGCAAAGAGCAACCACTGGATGAGGAAATGAAAGATGCTTTTCAGAATGCCTACCTTGAGTTGGGAGGCCTTGGGGAGAGAGTGTTAG GATTCTGTCACTTGGCTCTGCCTGATGATCAGTTCCCTGAAGGCTTCCAGTTTGATACAGACGACGTGAACTTTCCTGTAGACAAACTCTGCTTTGTAGGACTGATGTCTATGATTGACCCTCCTCGTGCTGCTGTGCCAGATGCTGTTGGCAAATGCAGAAGCGCTGGGATCAAG GTTATCATGGTTACTGGAGACCATCCGATCACAGCCAAAGCCATTGCCAAGGGTGTCGGCATCATCTCTGAGGGCAATGAAACAGTAGAAGATATTGCTGCTCGACTCAACATTCCTGTCAGCCAGGTCAACCCTAG GGATGCCAAAGCTTGTGTTGTTCATGGCTCAGATTTGAAGGACATGACTAGTGAGCAACTGGATGACATCCTGATTCATCATACAGAAATTGTCTTTGCCAGGACATCTCCTCAGCAGAAGCTTATAATTGTGGAAGGCTGTCAGCGACAG GGTGCCATTGTAGCAGTCACAGGTGACGGTGTGAATGATTCCCCAGCCCTGAAGAAGGCTGACATTGGTGTTGCCATGGGTATTGCTGGCTCAGACGTCTCCAAGCAGGCAGCTGACATGATTCTGCTGGATGATAACTTTGCCTCCATTGTCACTGGGGTTGAAGAAG GGCGTCTGATCTTTGATAACCTGAAGAAGTCTATTGCTTACACCTTGACCAGTAACATTCCTGAAATCACGCCGTTCCTGATCTTCATCATTGCAAACATACCCCTTCCACTGGGAACAGTCACCATCCTCTGTATTGACTTGGGCACTGACATG GTCCCTGCTATCTCCCTGGCATATGAGCAAGCAGAGAGTGACATCATGAAGAGGCAGCCCAGAAATCCAAAAACAGACAAGCTGGTGAATGAACGGCTGATCAGCATGGCCTATGGGCAGATTG GTATGATCCAGGCCCTTGGAGGTTTCTTCACCTATTTTGTAATCATGGCAGAGAATGGGTTCTGGCCTTCTGGCTTGCTAGGAATCAGAGTTCAGTGGGATGACCGATGGGTTAACGATGTGGAAGACAGCTATGGACAGCAATGG ACCTACGAACAGAGGAAAATAGTGGAGTTCACTTGCCATACAGCCTTCTTTGTCAGCATTGTGGTTGTGCAGTGGGCAGACTTGATCATTTGTAAGACCCGAAGAAACTCTGTCTTCCAGCAGGGGATGAA GAACAAGATCTTAATATTTGGTCTCTTTGAGGAGACTGCTCTGGCTGCCTTCCTCTCCTACTGCCCTGGGATGGATGTTGCTCTAAGGATGTACCCTCTCAA GCCGACCTGGTGGTTCTGTGCTTTCCCATACTCCCTCCTCATATTCCTGTATGATGAAGTCAGAAAGCTCATTATCAGACGCAACCCTGGTG GTTGGGTGGAAAAAGAGACCTACTACTAA